In Leopardus geoffroyi isolate Oge1 chromosome D1, O.geoffroyi_Oge1_pat1.0, whole genome shotgun sequence, the genomic stretch caaaaaaataaaacaaaacaacaaaaaggttgattgaaataaaatttgatcAACATAACTGTATTTTGAAACATTCCAGGAAGGTTACTTCTTGTCAAACTTGCCTGGGGGTGTTTGTTCAAAGcttgtatttaataaatgaacaCCTGACTTACGACCTTTGTTATCACTTCCTTCATTACGGTATGAAAAGCTAGTGGCAGTTTCAGAAATCCCCTTGAAATTTTAGAGGACTCTGACCTTCACTTCTGTTCAAGGTGCTATCAAATGTGTGTCACCTGGCTGACCTGCCTTACCAGGCTTCTGGTCCTGGAGTTACCCAGATGAGTCTTGGGGCATGTTTTTCCCTAATCAGTTCACTTCTGGCTTCACTTTTCTTTATCAGGCCTAAACCCCAGGtctttcattttaatcattcACTACCATGTTCCCTGTCTTGCCCTTTGTTTCTATACCTCTGCCATGTAAGACCTCAACCTGGATTAACCCAGTCATTCCCCTCTGTTCCAATATCCAAGCTCCAGACCACTGTTGTAGGAAAATGACAGTCTTTAGAGCAGTGTGAACACAAATCTGTGGTTGCCAGCAGTGCCCAGCAACCCTTCTGTGTCAGAAATTCAAACTTTAACCTTTTGCCTCCAGTTTCTCCGACCTCTCACGTACCCTTCACCGAAGATCTTGCCTTTTCACTTTACTGGGAAGATAAAGACTTCAGAATTTCCACTTTCAAATTTCTCTCCCATCATCCCATCCATGGAAAAGGCCCCATGCTTCCAAGGCTAATCCCACCAATTTCTAGTCTCTTCAGGTATCAATTCTCCATCTCTCTACCTTATTTACGTTCCACATCCTTATTTAGCTTTCTGACTCCTCTTCCTTTATAGCCATATTCACTCACTCTGGTTTCTATCCTAATTTTCTCAAACTGCTCTAATATTTCCATATTGGTAAATTAACTTTCTCATCCTTAATTTGATTTCTCTGGAACATTTGGCAGCTGATTTTGGCACTGAAATGATGCTCTTGGCTCCTTGATATCAcccctaatttttctttccaCCTCTGTTCCATCAAACAGATCTGCTCAGGTTTCTCCAGGGTACATACCATTATGTTTTTCTCATCAAATGCCACTTCCCTACATTATAAACTTTGCTTCCGGTCATATTAAACTATAAAGTTTCAACCGTGTAGTAGAGAGCTTCTGTTACACACCAATTCAATCTTTTCTGGAAGTCTTCCCAGATCACCACCACTCATGGGATAGTGATGCCCCTTGCCTGTTTACACTGAAACCTCTTGCGATCCCAACTCCGCCACTCACTAGCTATGTGGCCATTTATCAATCTCAAACTTAAATGGGGTCACTGCCTAACACACAGGCTTTCTTTAAACTCCAAAATGCCTGGCATACTGGAGGCCCTCAGTCAATGTTTTCTGGTTCACATCTGCGCAGTTCCTTGTGGCTCACCGGTGAACCGGGAGAGCCCAGATCTCGATACAAGACGTGGGGGAGATCGGGGTTAGAAAAGAGTTAATGAAAGGCAAAGGACTGGGTCAGATGACAGGTGATGTGATGTGGCGCTTGCTCTGCCCATAACTTTCCATATTTGGTTTAGGACCCTGTCTGCCTTTAGAAGACGATCGTGCTGGCCTAGGAACACCTTAGAGATGCCTTCCAGCCCTAACTTCCCACGTTCTCTCAGAAAAGCGCCTACAACACCCCCACgcaaaaaaaaactacagatcCGCGCCGCGCTAAGCACTGGAGGCTCACGGCGCATGCGCCCGGCCTCCGCTCGCCGGCCTTCCGGGCCTCCGCGAGCGGCTGCCCCATGAAATGCCTGTTTCTCTGCGGAATCCCACTGCTCTCCACGTGCTCTCTGACCTCACCTTTTCATATCCACTTTCTCCCCTGCGACTGAAGAAAATAATCTGGCCAGCTAGATTCCGGAAAGATAACAGGACACCTGAATACCTGGGACCGGCCCGCCAAGAGGAGGCCTGACCTGGGAAGCGGAACGGGGTCCTGCGGCGGGTCCTTCCGGGGGGTGACATTCAGCGGGCGTCCGGGGCGACGGACTCTCCATCCTCTAACCATGGCCCAGTTTGTCCGTAACCTCGCGGAGAAGGCCCCGGCGCTGGTGAACGGTGAGCGCGGCTGCGGGATGCCAGGACGGGAGGACCTGAGGGGAAGGCGCGGGCGGTGGTACCTCGAGGGGCCGGCAGGAACCGAGGAGGGGCTGCCGGGGCTGGGAGTTGGAGGGTGGGAAGCAGGGGCCGGTCTGCGACTCCTCTAGCCTTCCTTTCGCCTGTCCTGCAGCTTGGGTTCTCGGCACGGCCTAGGATCCCTGAGTTGTAACCACGACGCTGTAGGAGGGAAGAGGTGTTCGGGAAGCCTGCGGTCGCCCGGCACTGCCGCCATTACGCCCCCTTCGATCTCAAGGAGTTGGGAATATGGAGGGGATGGCCCTGGCAGCAGAGCGAGGGAAAAGGAGGGCAGAGACGAGGGAAAGCAACGTAAATTCGGCCGCCTCGGGTTGTCTGGTTCTCGCATGGAGTATCTGGAAGTATACATAAATCTTTAGAAATACGTGTGCTTCGGGACGTTGACTGCTTTCTGTCCTCGCCAGATTGGGAAATGTTTCCTTAATGGAAATGTTAGGTGGAATTGGACTTTGTGGGCAAGTACCCCCGCTCCAACAAATATAGAAAGGGAGGTCTGTAAACAGTAGTCTTTACTATCTAGCTTAACATTCGAAGAGTTTTTCCAGTTTGATAAATCTGAAGTCTCGCTGGTAGGCCGCTGTATTTCAGAACAATCCTGAACAGTGACAGTCCCGAGTAGGAGTGTCTTCTGTCAGGAAATAATTGCAGTTGTCTGCTGGGTAGCAAgccattcattttatttccaaggcgaggtaaacttttttaaaaaaaaggtaatgttTTTGAACCATTGTTATTGTGATTGGTACCTTTTTATgcaacttcttcctttcctcccatcaGTAGCCAAACAATGAGTTCTTGAAGGCCTTGCGATCATGCTTGGTTCTCTCCTCCTACACAGCCCCTCCCCTCGCAGTCTACTAATTgacacattttcccaaagaacttGAGTTTCCAGTGTTACTAAGATCATCTCAGTAACTGTTGTGATGACTGTTGGTGATAAAGTTCCAtacaattttacataaatgaaaagagaGGGGATTGTGGCTTCATCCTTTGGACTTTGTGGGTGATTTGAagcaaaattttttaagtttcaggtGGATTGTTTCCCCCCGACCTTGGCTTTCACATCTTTCAGGTGGTGCGATTGCAAAcgaattttagaaataaaatccaaaaataaaagtaatacaagaattttttttattatgaacttAACTCTTCCCTCTATTAGTGTGAGTAATTGAAAGATAACAGTttttcttccaaaagtactcGGAGAAGAGAACTCAGCTGGGACCTGGAGGTTAGATAATGGAAGTATATTTTGCTTTGTAATATACTTCAGTGTGTTAAATGTGAATgttaagtattaaataaaaattgggggtcatggctggctcagttggtggagcatgcactTTTGATCTCGggagttgtgggtttgagccccacgttgggtgtagagataacttaaaaataaaatcttaaggggcgccagggtggctcagttgttgagcatctgacttttcgtttcagctcaggtcatgatcccagggccgtgagATCAAGGCTCCAAgatgagagtggagcctgctggagattctctctctgtccctctcccctactcactctcgctctctaaaaaaaattttaaaataaaataaaatcttaaaaaatattactgtctgtaagggcgcctgggtggttcagtcagtagagcatgtgactcttggtctcagggccACGAGTTCAAGCCACGTGCTTGGcatagtttactttaaaaaaacaaacataggggcgcctgggtggcgcagtgggttaagcgtccgacttcagccaggtcacgatctcgcggtccgtgagttcgagccccgcgtcgggctctgggctgatggctcagagcctggagcctgtttccgattctgtgtctccctctctctctgcccctcccccgttcatgctctgtctctctctgtcccaaaaataaataaacattgaaaaaaaaattttttttaaaaataaaaataaaaaaaaaaataaaaaaacaaacataaacaaaaaacctATGTCTGTTAATTCCCATAAGGGTACAAAGAAgcttataaaagtaattttataatcAGACTTCTCCAGAGAAGTCATAGAATctaatgtttttttcctatttgccaAACTTGAAACTTTATTTGGATTGTATCAGTTTTTCCATTAATCACTTTCTGTCCCAGGAGCCAGTACAGATTCCACGTTGTATTGTTATTTCCGTAGTTTCCTCTGGCATGTGAGACTTTAGtagtttttcttacttttcatgaccttgacagtctTTACGGTGTCTAGGTAGATATCTATCTAGGTATCCTATAAAGTTCCCCAGTCCAGATTTGTCTGGTATTTTTCTCAGGATTAGTCTGGAGCTATGGGTTTTGCGAAAGAATGCCACAAGTGCCCTAATCACATATCAGGATGTACATGATACCCATGTAACATCCATCACTGGTGAAATTAACTTTCATCATTTGGTTAAGGTAGTGTTACtagatttctccactgtaaagttactgtttttctcttcccataACCTGTTCTCCAGAACAAGTAACTAAGTCTACCCCATGGCAGGGGCTAGGAGCAGCAGCCAACAGCAGGGATTCCATCTCCTGTAGGAAGGagtatttacatataattaagTGGAATTTTATGAGAAGGGTTTGTTCTCCTTCCctgtttattcagtcatttattgtATGGACTCCTGTACATTTATTTCATACTTAGTGCCTCCAAtagtatgttatttattttgttcaaattgTTGCAGCCTTGGCCATTGAGAACTCTTTCAAGGTTAGCATCTCTGTCCCATTGACTTGTACTACAAGATCCTCATGTTACATTTTCCCTGCCCCAGTCTTAGAATCAGCCATTTATCCAAGGAGCCCTAGTTTCTTTGTTGGACAATGGTATTTTGAAACTAAGATCCAGGCACTGAGatagagggcaagagagaatcccgagcaggctccgcgctgtcagtgtggagcccaacatggggctcaatccaatgaactgtgagagctgaaatcaagagtcagacacttacctgactgagtccatcatttatttatgttttattccttatatatatgtaaagcagTTTCAAACTTTTTAATCTGTACTCCCTGAAAAACAAATTTACCAACTAAAGTACAGTGTTTGTGTACAGagtactgatttaaaaaaaaaaaaaagaatgaggggcacctgggtggctcggtcggttaagcatctgacttcggctcaggatcgcacggttcatgagttcatggtccgggctctgggctccatgctaactGCGGAgtctgcatgagattctctcttcctctctctctgccctttgctcactcacaccctttctctctcaagcataaaaaatttttttaaaagatgaagtatCTGTGTGTTGAGGATAGTTTTAAAGACAATTACACAAGACTTTGTACTCTTTGATGGCCTCGTCTTCTTTATAGAATTGTCTGTTAGAGCTTTGTGTCTGCTTGAAGATTTACCCATGGCTCTAAGCACAAAGGATGATACAGATAGTAATTCTAAGAGTAGTGAAATACCCAAATACAGGAAGCTAATAATAGGAAAAGTACCAAGAACCTTGGATAATCGATCTGTCGATAGTGGGCACTTTATGTATTATGTTCATGCATTTGTGCTGTTTTTGTCAACGTTTGTCTTGtgacattttttataaaatgccttTCTCGCTGAAATGACTACCATAGTTTCACATCTACCCTGGttattaatggatttttttttttctctgaaatcgTAAATACCTTGAGGAATTTCAGCATAGTAATAGATTTGAGTTTTGGCTACTCTGAACAATACTTGTAGGTTTTATTGTTATTGGTGGCATTTTGAAGGAGTAGCAGCTGGGCTTTTGTTAAAGAAAGATTTAATTCACATATTGATGAGGATACCAAAAATGGGCCCTAATTGGTATAATTCCATCTGGATTTGTGGCCAACATTGTGACAAGTTTTAATCTTATTCTTAAGGATGCTGTTCTGTGtagctccttccctcctcttctgccccGTTCCCTTCAAATTTTCTACTGTCTTTGCCAAGAAAATAATGGTTACGTTGCTGCTGTTGTCTTGCTTTTGGATCCAGCTTCTAGTAACTTTACAGTTAACTAGGTTTGCCGTTCATAAATGAAGTAACAGTACTAGCTGGCCACTAGCGAAGTCGTGGCATAATTGAATGTGTTTCTAGCTTCCTGCCTGATTGAGTGTCCCTGTGACACAGGTGTTCTGCATCTTTAAAAGCCTCTTGTTACCAGGGAGCAGCTTTGACTTTTCACACCGGGTGCACATTTGGTACAAGCAGTGAATGAATGTGatgcatgaataaatatttgtgtccAGCCCACACATCTGCTTCTTTCGGTCTCTAGTGAGTTcatcctggttttttgttttgttttgttttgttttccagctgCTGTGACTTACTCGAAGCCTCGATTGGCCACATTTTGGCACTATGCCAAGGTTGAGCTGGTTCCTCCAACCCCTGCTGAGATCCCTACAGCTATTCAGAGCTTGAAAAAAATAGTCAAGAGCGCTCAAACTGGTAGCTTCAAACAGCTTACAGTTAAGGTAACTATAGGCTAAATGAAAACGTATGTGCATAACAGAAAATGTCTTCCCTTGGGATTATTCTGATTGTTTTGGTTAATACATGTATTTTCCAGTGAGGCCGAAACCTAAATAATGAGAGATAATCTGTTTCTTGACTGCTGCGAAAGATATTTACCTTTCTAATTTTGTCATCTGGGTTGAAATAATTCAAGCTATTTTATGTCTTCGTTTCCTATTAGTCGTATAACAAAGAAGTGAGCATTTTTACGGGGcaccttttttccctctcctgttTTGGTTAGTATACTGAAATAGGATGGCTTACTTTGCTgattctatactttttttcaatCTGTAGTCCTGGAAATATTCCCAGTTTAGCCGAAAGATCTCTTGGACTATATCACAATCAGGAGGCTAACACTCATATGGAagataaaaataccaaaacctAGCAAGCACATCCCGTAACATGAAGGGTTATTGAATTGCATTAAGATAAAATCTAAAGACTGTAAGAATTGGAGCTTGGATTTTATGTTTGCTTGCTTGAGCCAAACACAGGATACAAAAAACCTAAATAACTAAATTACTGCTGCCTTTAGAATCTACATCCTGGAAAATCGTTATTTTTCAGGAGACTTCCAATATTTCTGGTCTCTTTtgaaggggaaaatgaaaattcacaTCCAGGTACTTAAAGGAACAGGCCCAGTTGTGTTATGGGAAAGTACTTTTTTCAACTAGAGCTTCAAGATCCATGGTTGCTTGCGTGCAGCATTGCTTTTAGGAACCAGTCATGTGCTTTTTTTGCTCTCAGGGCAGTACAACATTGATCTGGGAAACTGAATATTCACTGAATACTTGGAAAGAGTTaaaccaaataataaatgaataaaggggAAGACCAAGCTCTTCAACTCTCAACAAATTCTCTTTGGCCAGACAGAATTGTCTGTTCTGAGACTTGCCTTCCTATCCTTTCATATGAATGCCCTGTCTAAATGTGTCAGCTCTTTCCAGGATGTGGGTTGTTTTAGGGCTCATAAAGTGTCTCATAAACTAATAATGAAAGGGTTAAGTCAGTTCAGCTCTTTAAAGAACGCTTTGAAAGAATTTATAAGCTCTGGACTATTTACCTTACATAATTGAAAGTTCAAGTGGCCTCAGCAGTTGAACAAAGTTAACATCAGTAATTCTTGACTTGGGCTAAAATTGCCCTCTAAATGAATAGCATCCTTATATCCTGTTGCTTACTCCTGGAaaagaatacttttaaatatgtaagaaaaaaatgtacattaaaatttatGCTGCTTTTTTCAGGAAGCTCTGCTGAATGGTTTGGTGGCCACTGAGGTGTGGATGTGGTTTTATGTCGGCGAGATCATAGGCAAGCGTGGCATCATTGGTTATGATGTTTGAAGACCAATCTTTAACATCTGTCTGTATTTGGTTTGTTATTTGAGTGTTTTTGGACAATGTGTGATCAGACtggtatttgaataaaataagataatgtatcaAAATCAATGTTTTCTCTATCAGACACTACATGGAAGGATCAGTTTCTCTTGGTAATAAGAGGAGTTGTGTTTTGCTTTAATACAGCTCTAAGTGCATGTCTTTTGCTTAGCCTAAAATCGGAAAGGATCTATGCGAACATACCAACCTGGTGTATGCATTTATGAGGATAATTCGAACAACAGATTAACATTCTAATTGAGTGTTTAAAATAGATGATAAATTTATTTCCAGAATAGGGAAAGTCTTTCCAGGGAAAGACTTGGGAAAACTAGAACTTGCTATAGTAGGAAAAATAGTAATACCACGTGCCAAACTGATATGGTTAAATTGTGTTAGtaatacaaagaacaaaatttgGATGGTTTCTCTTTGCCAAAATCAGAGATAGAATTTTTTGATAACACCTGTATTTATAAATGCTGGAGTACTTGGTGAGATTCTGAGTATCTTTGTAACGTCTTTAACCGCAGGACATAGCAAATGAGAGCCAGGATGTacatttttaatctaattttgatgtgtattatattattaatctattctgttttttccagttttaggaTTTTTAGACCCTATCTTTGCAAAAATAAGATACCCTGTGGGTATTTAAATAGCTACaatttagggacgcctgggtggctcagttggttaagcatccgacttcggcccaggtcatggtctcaccgttccctagttcaagctccgcgtcgggctttgtgctgacaactcagagcctggagcctgcttcaggttctgtatccTCCCCCTcatcctttgcccctcccccactcactctctctcaaaaataaataaacatttaaataaataaatagttataaTTTAGTATCATCCATGGGTCTAAATAATACATTACATcctgaaataaatagaaatgattgCCATCTCCCTGTCTTCttgagctgttttatttttttttttttttttttaacgtttattcatttttgagagacaagagtgtgaatgggagaagggcagaaagagagggagacacagaatccaaagcaggatccaggctctgaactgtcagcacagagcccgacatggggctcgaactccggagccgtgagatcgtgacctgagctgaagtcagacacccaaccaactgagccccccaggtgccccttcttgaGCTGTTTCATTGAGGATATAAAAGAGACTTAATCAGTTGTTGGCTTTTCTGGGGATCATACCATCTTTGAATGGCTTTATTGGTATGTTTCTAAGTCCATTAGCACGGTCTTGCAACCATTGTAAAACATGTTTTACCAGCTGATGATAACCAAAAGATGGTTGCATATTGGAAAAGCATCGTGGCTCACCGTATAGTATTACTTCTTTAACAGTACTAAACATTTATCCAGTCATTTGTCCACCACATTCAGAAAACTGCTGTAGCTTAGTAAACGGGACAGTTTTCCTAAGTGATCGGCAGGGAAGTCAACACAGAGGCTGCTGCTCTTTTGAAGTGAAGCGATGCCTGACTTACTGCTTCTTGCACTGATCACAGGTGGTCAAAACCGAAACTGCCTCTTCAGAGGGCATTCGGTAacttaaaatatgcatttcaaaAGACTGAGAATCACTACTACAATAAGGGTGATCTTTATGAGTTTCTCCATTTCATACAGGGAGTATTAAGATtaacaaaaacacacatttcaCGGTGTGGAGTCAGCTAGCACTACTAACCTACAAGGCTTAGTTGATTTGCGACGTGTCATGTTTTTCAACCATCTGgtcaccccagaaagttctcaaaataaacattgactgCTCACTTCACTGCAACTTCCTCGTCTGCCGTACAGCGCACCTCTGATGTGTGGTGGCTAGCAGTGCATGTATAGAGTTTTCTTAGGTTAAAAGAGCAGTGGGCTCCTTAAAGTGGCACCTTCCCCTCACCAGCCAGTTACCTTCTGCCCTCCTAAATCCCACATGCCTTATCTCCCAGTAAAGAACCATCGAGGCTGTCTTTCACCGAATTTGTGTGTGCCCAGTGATTGCCACTGGCAACTTGAGCACCCCTCAGATACTCACTGCGCACCTCCTAACTcggggcactgtgctaagtgggAGAAACATCAGGAAACAAGACTGAACGTTACCTGCTTCATGATGTGCCTGGTCTGGCGAGACAGGTAATTAAGCGTGCAGTTACAGTAACGTGAGAAGTGCTATGATGAGGGAAGCGGGAGGTATGCTTGGAAGAGTCTAAGGCAGATTTGAGAAGGGGGTTCCAGGGAGGCTGTCAGAGCAACTACTATCAAAAGTAAACCAGAGGAGTAAGAGTTAGCCAAGAATGGGACATGGTACACTGGGCAGGTAGAACAGCCAGTGTAAAAGCTATTAAGTCGGAAAAAGTCTGGCCTATTGGAGGGCCCGAAAGAACAGAAGTATGACTGAATCGCCAGGTAGAAGTAGTCATGTAAGACCAGAGAATGGGGACCAGATCATGAAGTGCCTTTTATGCCTTACTAAGGATTGGGTTGTCTCAAGGCCAGTGAATGGAGAACCGTTGAAGACTTTTGACAAGGCACGATTTCTGTCCTCAGTTTGTATGGTCTAACAGCAGCAGGCAATTTCACTTCCAGGTAACAGAAGCTAGGACAGGAACATGCATGGGGGACATGTGAGAGTACAGGTCGTCCTGTACTTCCCTCCATATGTAGAAATATAGatacttgtggggcacctgggtggctcagtcggttaagcatctgactcttgagttcagctcacgtcgtgatctcacggttcgtgggatcgagccctgtgtcaggctctgtgctgacagtgcctgcATGGATTCTCGCTctagctctctgcctctctctctcaaactgaaaaaaaaaaaaaaaaaaagaccagatgCAGATACACTTAGTACACAGCATCATGAGGAGAGGGGAGATTATAGTTTCTGAAGTTCAAGCCAACTCTACATGTATCCCAGTCACTGTGTTTCAAAGGTGTGACTTCTAAGGAAaccactttataaaaataaattcttgaacCTAAATGTCAATAAATACCAGCCCTTTTATGAGGCTTTCATTTTAAGACCACATTGAACATGAAACTGTCCGCATTGCCTGCTTAATCCTTTGTTCTGTACATGTCATGTTATTCTTCTTGGATAacagtttctcctttcttttctactcATCTTTTCCATACCTAAGTTTCTTCTACCTTGATTTCTAAGGACAGCCCCATACAAATTACTTTCTTCGTATTTCATAATTGTGTAGTGCTTTCCATTTTCAGAGCACTTGCACTGACTCATTTCGCCCTCTACTTTCCTCCCAGGTAAGTGGCATCAGTGATAGACCCATTTAGCAGGAATTCAGTAGCAGAAACATGAAATGATTTGGCTAGGATCCCATGAGTAACACGTAGTGGCACCACAAGTTGGGCCCAGGTAGTGGTGCTGTGTTGTGGTCTATGCCCTGACCACGCCTGACCACCTAGTAGACCCGCCTCCATTGTATGTTCACAGGGCCTTATTACTTTGTATATTCTCAGGCCTGTTTTGCCCTACTGTCAATCTCGAAGCTTTATTGTCCCATCAAAGGTCATCCTACCTAATCTTGGGTAAGGTCATATTTAGCTTCGTAGGACTTAATATTTCCTAATTAGCGTAGCTTTTATTTCTACCATAACATGCATTGGTACACTTGTGATCACTCAAGATAAATACAGTAGCAATTCGACCGGAAATTCTCTTAGAAGGGAATTAACCAGCTTACCTCCTGGCAATAAAATATTGATGTGTAAGACCCTGGACAATCTGCTTGTCTGTAGCCTTGCCTTAATCTCTCAACCCTTGCGTCAGCCACTCAATTTCCCACCCATCCCCATAAAAGCCAGCTTTAAATCTCATCAAATTATACATCTGCTATCCCCGATTGTTGCAATTTATCAGTCACCAAACTATTCTTTGCttcttgacaatttttttctcctggctCACTGTCACTACGAAACTACTTCCATCTTAATAATTGACggtttaaacacacacatggatcagtagttttcagagtatggtCCCTGGACACAGCAGCAGCAACATCACGGGGAAACTTAGAAATTCTCAGGCTCTACCTAGCAATTCTGGGGATGGACTCCGGCAATCTCTGTTTTAATCGGCTCTCCCATGTAATTCCGATACATACTAATGTTTGAAAAACATTGACACAAATGATCCAACAAACTGGCCTCTTGGTTCCTGTTAAAGTCCATTGATTGggtcttttcccttccttttcccgtGTCCTCACCAATCTTTTCCACCACTCCATAGCTTGAAATTCACGCATCCATCTGACCACCTATTATCTTGCCAGCCCATTTCCACTAATACGCCGACTACATTCATTTGGAGTCACTGTGACCATCAAT encodes the following:
- the ATP5MG gene encoding ATP synthase subunit g, mitochondrial; this encodes MAQFVRNLAEKAPALVNAAVTYSKPRLATFWHYAKVELVPPTPAEIPTAIQSLKKIVKSAQTGSFKQLTVKEALLNGLVATEVWMWFYVGEIIGKRGIIGYDV